DNA sequence from the Paenibacillus azoreducens genome:
AAGGGTTACTGCTGAATTTACTGAACAGTCCGGAGTAATAAATAGTGTTATAGAGAAACCATTGGTGGTTTGGCGAGTAATTTGTGTGAAGGGAGAGTTTGCCGATTGCTTCAATAAAGGGGTCAAATGTACCGATATAATCCGGTTGCTTTGGAACATTTTGTTCGTCCAAAACATTGTTTAGAATAAAATTTATTCCTTTTAAAAGTTCATATACAGCGGAGAATTCTCCTCCGTTTGCATGATTGTAAGCATCAAATTTTTGCTCCGCCTGCAATAAAATTTTCGTGGCTCCATTGATCACTTCCGCATTGACAGCGGTATTCCCAATCATTCTGCCAAATGCAGCAATGACGTTATTTTGCTCTGCCGTACCGATTTCGAAATTAGGGTTATCCTCAATGGCGATTAAAGCTGGGATGATCTTCTTCCGATATTCCCACTCATTGATGTAACCCAAGGTATCCCGATTGTAGTAACCAAGATAATAAGCGGATCGGAGCACTTCCACGAGTGTATCGATTCCTTTGCTGTCGTCTTTCGTATAATCTCTTCCGGCATTTGCCAAAGCGGCGATAAGCGCCTCCATCCGGTTTCTGTCGCCATAAAATTCCGCAGTATCGTTATTATACGCGAATAATTCGGGAATATGGGTCCATCGCAGCTTTGGAAGAAGGGCAGTTAAGTCCGCGTAGCTCATTTTATTTAATTCCGCCATTGTATAATTTCTTATCTCGACGGCCTTTAGCTGACTTTGGTTCCCTTGCACGTCTGTATCACGAAACGGCGCGCTTTGGCTTTGATGCGGCGATTGTACTTGTGGCGGAGCTCCTTCAGGAACAATGCCTGCAGGGTCCTTTGGAGAGCGGTCTCCTCCGAGGTCGCAAAGAGGCTCATCCGTTCCCTTGGGCTCCGTCAATTTACCGGGAGGATTTAAACCCTTTGGCGCATGCATTTCTGCCTCCTGACCTCTATTCTGACTTGGTGCCTTACTTGCAGCCTTGCTTTCTGTCCGGTCTGCATTCAGACTTACTGTCTGCAGCATCCGGGACGATACATCTGGTGATTGTGCCAGAATTGTCGTTCCCAAACCATTCATTGCCAAAGCTGTAATCAAGCTAGTAACAATGCAGATTCCAATTTTACGACCCATTAAGCCCATACTGCACACACTTCCTTTCAAAATTGGTAGCAGATCATCTCCAAACGTCTTACAGTCGGATCCTGATCGTTTGAGCGAACCAAAAGCGTTAGCTCACCTTAAATTTACATGACGGTTTTCCCTCCTCTTTTTACCGGATACCTTCCCCAACATGCAAAATGCATTCCAACCTTTACACCGGATTAGCGGCTAAAATGTGTCCATTTTTTGAACAGATCGCAACATGCATCCAACAATTTAGACAGTTCAATGACGCCGAAGGATCAAAATAATTGGAAAAAAACAACAGCCATTCCTTCGCATGCAGCGCAGATAAATGGCCGTGAAATGAATTCAATGCATCAAGATGGAACACACATACGTGAAGATAAACAAAATTCCTCCCGACAGCAATAAAGGATAAGTCAACCTGAACTTGCCCCATTCCTTCCATCGTTTTTCTTCTCGGTGAAAGCGGGACGCATACTCTCCCTGTTTGGTCGAGTGTTGGAAAAACCGCCTGCAGCTGTGCAAAAACCCGTTGAACAACCCGCCTTGCAGCACCAACATGCCGGCCCCCGCCATCAGCAGCAGCAAAGAGATAATCGATAAAAGATTGACAAGTTCCATGAACAAAGAATCTTTTGCTTCCATTGCCTCCCTCCTCTAAGTTCGAGCCTGATGCTGCCGCAGCGCAGGCTCTACACCTTCATCCGTACAAGCAACCCAATGCCCCCGCTCCACTTCCCGGAAGACGCGGCTGGCATCATTTTTTGCGTACATAGCATGATCAAATACGATTCGTTTGCGTTTACGTTCCACGACAGGATCGGGAACGGGGATAGCCGAAAGTAAAGATCGCGTATAGGGATGCAGCGGATTTTCATACAGCTCGGCACTGTCTGCCAATTCCACAATGCGTCCCCGATACATGACGGCTATCCTGTCGCTAATATGCTTCACCATGGACAAGTCGTGTGCGATGAACAAATACGTGAGCCCTTTTTCCTTCTGTAAATGCTTGAGCAGGTTCACGACCTGAGCCTGCACGGATACATCCAGCGCGGAGATGGGCTCGTCAGCGATGATGAATTCCGGACTCACGGCCAATGCGCGGGCGATGCCGATCCGCTGACGCTGACCACCGCTGAACTCGTGAGGATACCTGTTCGCATGATCGCGGTTCAACCCCACCGCCTCCAGCAACTGATACACAAATTCCCGCCGCTGCCCGGCATCTTTGGCAAACCTGTGGATATCCACCCCTTCGGCAATGATATCCGCTACAGTCATCCGCGGATTTAATGTTGAGTAAGGATCCTGGAAAATCATCTGCATACGGCGGCTCATTTGCTGGCGTTTTTCCAGAGAATTCAGCCCGGATATGTTTTCGCCTCCATACAGAACTTTGCCTGACGTGGCTGTGTACAAACCGATGAGGGTTCTTCCGGTCGTTGATTTGCCGCAGCCGGATTCCCCCACAAGCCCAAGTGTCTCGCCTTTGTAGATATCAAAAGTAAGACCGTCGACGGCTTTATGAATTTGACCTTTGCCTAGTGGAAAGTATTTTTTCAGATTCTCCACGGCCACCAATTTCTCCCGGGCAGCCTGCAACGTTTTCGCTTTGTCAGGATCATGAAGATGCAGCTCCCGTTGGCTTGGGGATACATACGGACGGCTAATCTTTGGTGCATGCTCATGCAGCAACCAGGTGGCAGCATAATGCGTGGGGGAAATTTGAAACATTGGCGGTTCTTCCATAAAATCAATCTTGAGCGAATACTTGTTGCGCGGCGCAAAAGCATCCCCTTTCGGCAGCGACATCATATTGGGAGGCGTTCCCGGGATGGAATATAATGTCCCCTCTTCTGCATGGAGCCCCGGCATGGAACCGAGCAGTCCCCAAGTATATGGATGTCTGGGGTCATAAAAAATTTCGTCGACCGTCCCTACCTCCACCGCTTTGCCCGCGTACATGACGATGACACGTTCGGCCAGGCCAGCCACGACACCAAGATCATGTGTGATGAAAATGATCGACATGCCAAGTTTGCTCTGCAAATTCTTAAGCAGCTCCAGAATTTGCGCTTGAACCGTCACATCCAGCGCTGTTGTAGGTTCGTCGGCGATTAATATTTTCGGTTTGCACGCAAGGGCGATCGCTATGGACACCCGCTGGCGCATACCGCCGGAAAATTGATGCGGATACTGCTTGATTCTAAGTTCCGGATTCGGAATCCCGACCATTTCCAGCAGCTCTATCGCTTCCCTTTTGGCTTTGCTCCTGCTGACACGCTGATGCTTTCGGATACACTCCATGATCTGATTGCCGACCGTCATCGTCGGATTTAATGAAGTCATCGGATCTTGCGTAATGATCGAGATGTATGAGCCTCGAATGCCCTGCATCTGCTTCTCGGTTTTTTGAAGCAGATCCTCTCCCTCAAACCATACTTCTCCCTGTTTAATGCTGCCGATAGATTTATCGATCAGTCTCATGATGCTTTTAACCATGACAGATTTACCCGAGCCAGACTCGCCAACAATAGCGAGCGTTTCCCCTTTTTGCAATTGAAACGAGACGCCCCGAACTGCTTGAACCTCTCCCGCATACGTGTTAAAAGTGACGGCCAAATCTTTTATAACCAAATTTTCCACCATTCAGGCTTCCTCCTATCTGCGTATTTTGGGGTCCAGCGCGTCTCTAAGACCGTCACCCAGCAAATTAAAGCTGATCATAATCAAACTAATAATGACGGATGATGAGATCATCATATGCGGATTAATCCGCATCATCTTAAATCCATCATTAACAAGTGTGCCAAGCGATGCGACCGGCGGTTGAAGGCCAAGCCCGATGAAGCTGAGAAAGGCTTCCGTAAAGATGGCGCCGGGAACGGTGAACATGGACGTGACGATGATAGGTCCCAGCGTATTCGGTATAAGATGTTTCCACAAAAGCCGGAAGTCTTTAGCGCCAAGCGTTCTGGCTGCCAGTACATATTCCTGATCCTTCAGCTTGAGAATTTGACCGCGCACGATCCGCGCCATGCCGATCCAACCGGTTAAAACCATCGCGATCGTGAGCGTCATAATGCCCGGTTTTAATACCAGAATCAACAGAATAGTGACAATCAGGTTGGGGATTCCCACCAATACTTCGACAATCCGCTGCATTACATTATCAACCTTTCCGCCGTAAAATGCGGATATGCCGCCGTAGGCCACCCCGATAATCAGATCGATGGCCGCTGCGAGAAGAGCAATATAAAGGGATACCCGGGTGCCTTGCCAGACGCGTGTCCACAGGTCCCTGCCGAGCTCATCCGTGCCGAACCAGAAATAGTCGGTAACGCCTTTTCTGGCATATTGGTCGATTCCGTTCATATCCTTGCCGCTAAAACCAAGCCAGCTTATATTCTCTAAAACCGGCACTTTAGGGGGCAGCTTAGAGCGTACCAGATCCTGATCATCGAATCCGAATTTGCTCATCGAAGGGCCGATAATCGACATAATGACAAGAATCGTAATAATTATTAATCCAATTAAAGCGGCTTTATTTCTAAGAAAACGCTTGCAAGTATCTTGCCAATACGTTAACGTTCGGCCTGCAACTGCCTCCTGCCCTACCATCGAGTTTTCAGCCGCTTCAAACAAATCCTCTGTATACGTTTTGATTTGAGTGCTCATCATTGCTTTCCTCCCGTCAGGCGTATTCTCGGATCAATGACGCCGTACAACAGATCGACGACGAACACGATTCCGATAAACAATGCGGCGTAAAATAAGGTTGTTCCCATGATCATCGGATAGTCGTTCGTCATGATGGATCTGGTAAACTGCTCGCCAAGGCCGGGAATGCTGAATATTTGCTCGATAATCAGCGTTCCCGTCATTAAGTTAATGGTCATCGGTCCGAGCAAAGTGACGATTGGAATCAGGGCGTTCCTCAGTCCATGCCTGAACAAAACGGCAGTACCGCTTAATCCTCTTGCTTTGGCCATCACGATGTAGTCCTGGCTAAGAATCTCGATCATCTCCGTGCGCATGAACCGGGCCATCGTTGCAATGACGCCGACAGCCATTGAGATCGTCGGCAAAATGCTGCTCGCAAACCCGTCCCAAAACGCAATTGGCAGCCATTGAAGTCTGACGCCGACCCAGTACTGAAGCAGACCGGCAAATACGAAAGAAGGAATAGATACGCCAAGTACGGATATGATCATCGAAGAATAATCCAGAGCGCTGTTTTGCTTTAAGGCGGCGAACATCCCGAGGAGCAGTCCCACTACGGTCCCCAGAATGATAGCCTGACCGCCGAGCACTGCAGATGCCCCGATTCTTTCACTTATGACTTTGGTGACGGGCCGACCTTCAAATTGAAACGATTCTCCCAAGTCTCCCTTCAATATATTTGCCATGTATTTGACGTAGCGAAGGGCAACAGGTTTATCCAGCCCATACTTTTCATACAAGGCTTCCTTTTGGGTCTGGGACAGCTTCTCGTCATTAAACGGCGATCCTGGCAGCGTTTGCATGAGCAAGAAAGTAAACGTGGCGATTACAAGAAAGGTGATGATCATATATCCAATTCTTCCTGCAATGTATTTCCCCATAAACCTACCTCCATAAGTTTTCCAAACCGGGAACGCAGGCATTTTGCCCATGATGCCGTTTTGGCGAGAATGACCCTATAATCTGCGTAATTGCTTTGGATATGTTGTCAGAATCTCAACCTTGCCGCCCGAATGTACGCAAATATCGTCCTCGATTCGTACTCCGCCAATGGCAGGCAGATAGATACCCGGTTCAATCGTGAAAACATGGCCCGGCTGAACGACCTGAGTATTTTCCCCGTGAATCGAAGGGATTTCATGGAAGTCCAGACCTAAGCCGTGACCGATCCGGTTGTTGAAATAAGCTCCGTACCCCCGCGCAGCGATGACCTCTCTTCCCGCCCGGTCGATATGTCCATAAGGGGTGCCGATCTTTACTTTTTCAATTGCCGCCAGATTAGACTCAAGCACGATCTCATAAATTTCCTCCTGTTTTTTGGTCCCTTCCCCAATAACAAAGGTGCGGGTGATATCCGAGCAAAATCCGCCCGCATAAACGCCAAAATCAACAAGCAAAAAGTCGTTTTCCATTATCGGATAAGGGCCCGGTTTGCCGTGGGGCAAACATGACCTTTTGCCGGTTAATATGATCGTTTCGAACGCCGGCTTATCGCCGCCGAGTTTCCTGATCCTGTACTCCAGCTCAGCGGTCAGATCGAGCTCCGTCATGCCGACGCGTACCTGCCGTAATGCAGTCTCAAGCGCTTCTTCCGTGATTGCTATCGCGCGGCGGATTTGCACGAGATCATGATCGGACTTGATCAACCGCTCTAAAGCGATGAATTCTTCAATGTCGTTGGTATTGGCGCCGGTAAACAGCTCTTGCAGACGCTCCAGCCTATGAACGCTGAACGTTTTCTTTTCCAAACCGATCGTGCCGATCCGTTTGCCGCCGATTTTGGCGTTCAGCAGAATAAACGGATTATCGGTATCCGAGCAAGGAATCATGTCACGAACGACAGAATGTTGTTCCGCCGCTTCCAGATCCAGACTTGGAACGATCATGAAGGTTTGCTCGCGTTCGGCATCGACGACCAGCGCCATGAACCGTTCATGCGGATCGGAATAGAAGCCGCTAAAGTAATAAATATTCATTGGATTCGTAATGAGGGCAATGTCAATCTGCTCACGCTTCAAATAATCCCGCAATCTGTTTAATCTTTGTTCATACATAGAGTTCATTTTTTCTTAACCTCCTTTTTAACTGAGGATTTTGCAAAAATCCAAGGAGCGACTTTCAATCGGCAATATATAGAGCGAAACGGTTTAGTTCGTCTATATATTGAACCCGGGAGCGGCTGGAATCGAATTTTGCAAAATCCTGAACGATTTTCTCATCCTGCCATTCAGCAAAAATCATGCCAGTTAAACGGTATGATGCATCTGCAATGAAAAAGGCTTCTGTCCAGCTTTCTTAACACAGCGAATGCTGTATGTGTATAAATTAGAGTTCGAATGACGCAAAAAATCGGACTCTTGTTTATTTTTGTCCCGGTTATCGTTGGCGAGATATTTGCTAGAGAAGTATTAAATCTTGACTGAATGAAGAACCGGAAAGGATGGAATCTAATGGAAACGCAATCAGTAATCGTTTGTCGATGTGAAGAAGTGGACTTGAAGCAATTGCTTGAAACGGCCGAACGGTACTCCTGCTCTTCACGCGAATTGAAACTTCGTTCACGGGCAGGCATGGGGTACTGCGGCGGTCGGACCTGTCGTTTGCTTGTCGATTCGATTGTACAGCAGCTTACAGATACGCAGGCATCCAATGAAATACCGCTCAAACATCAGCCGCCTGTTCGACCTGTCACATTTCAAAACTTGGGAGGAGGCCTTTCATGAAATATGGTCGCGTTACGAATCATCCCGTTTTGGGGACTTTAGACGAACGAGAAAGCCTCCGCTTTTTGTTTGATGATCAAGAATTCGAAGCTTTCGAGGGGGAAACAATCGCGGCAGCCTTGCTTGCCAATGGTGTGCGCACACTTCGCCGTCATGAAGAAACCGGCACGCCCCGCGGCATTTATTGCAATATCGGACACTGTTTCGAATGCCGCGTGACAATCGATGGGATAACCGGACAACGAGCTTGCCTTACTGTGCTGAAGGATGGTATGAATATCCGTTCAGGTAAGACGCTTCCTGCCCCGTTAAAGAAAGGAGTCCATTAAGAATGACAGATGTGCTTATCGTCGGCGCTGGTCCTGCTGGCCTATCTGCTGCTATTTCCTGTGCGGAAAGGGGGCTGCAGGTTCAAGTCATCGACGAATTCATGAGACCGGGAGGCAGATTGCTTGGTCAGTTGTATCAGGAACCGGACGGCTCTTGGTGGAACGGGATCGAAGAAGCGGCCAAACTTCAAGATAAGGCTGCATCACTAGGCGTCGAGCTTCAACTTGGCATATCCGTTATCGACTTAAATCATTCGGACGACGGCTGGATGGTTTATACATCGACCGGTATCCTTAAAGCGCCGGCCCTCTTACTTGCGACAGGCGCGGCAGAAACGGCTTGTCCTATTCCGGGTTGGACACTGCCGGGTGTCATGTCCATCGGCGCCGCTCAAGTGATGACGAATGTACACAGAGTCCGCGTAGGTATGCGTGGAGTCATTGTAGGGATCAATGTGCTGTCGATGGCGATTGCGCAAGAACTTGAGCTCGCGGGCATCAGGATCGCCGCCATGGTGCTTCCCGCTAAAAATATGATCAATCATGATGCGGGGGATCCTAGAAAAGTGATGCAGTCCATCGTCCGCCTCGGTCATCTTGCGCCATCTCCCCTACTTCGCCTTGGCAGCGGCTTAATGCGCTATACCCCTCTGCAATCCTTGGGACTTCACTTATACCCCAAAGGAGGTTTTAAGGTTTGGGGGATTCCTGTCCAGCTGCGCAAAGCTGCAGTAGAAATTGAAGGCATTGAGAAAGTGGAGAGCGTACGTGTGGCGAATTTGTCGCCGGACGGCAATATTGTCCCGGGCACTTCTAGAAGCTTGCCGGTCGATTTCGTGTGCATGGCTGGAGGCCTTTATCCTTTAGCCGAACTGGCGGCAGTCGCCGGCTGCCCCTTCCGGTATATCCCTGAATTGGGGGGACATATTCCGCTTCACAATGCTCGAATGCAGACGCCGCTCGCAGGGTTGTTCGTAGCCGGCAATATTACCGGCATTGAAAGCGCCAAGATCGCTGCTGCTCAAGGTACCGTTGCCGGCTTATCGATCGCGGCTTTCCATCAAGTCAGCGGAACTGAAGAAGATCTGCGGGAATCCATTCAAAATCTTCGCATAACTCGCGCGAAGGCTTCGATCCAGTTTCACCCTCAAGTCGCGGAAGGACGGCAGCGCTTGGAGTCGATATACAGCGAAAACTTCAGTTAAAAATTCGGCCGGGAATAACTCATTCCCGGCCGAATTTTTTAGATAATTTATGTGTTTCGGGGTCCCCGCAAAGTATTTGGAATAAGCATCGAAGCATAGGCTCCACTTTGTGGGGTATTGTGTTTCGGGGTCCCCGCAAAGTATTTGGAATAAGCATCGAAGCATAGGCTCCACTTTGTGGGGTATTGTGTTTCGGAGTCCCCGCAAAGTATTTGGAATAAGCATCGAAGCATAGGCTCCACTTTGTGGGGTATTGTGTTTCGGGGTCCCCACAAAGTATTTGGATTAGGCATCGAAGCATAGGCTCCACTTTGTGGGGTTATTTGGTTATGAACTACGTATAACTTATTCCGCAAGTTTTCACATCGCTATAGAAATCCAGCGCCGCTTGCCCTTGCTCTCGCGAGTGCGAACTTGACATTTTCATTCCGCCAAAAGGCGACTGATATTCCACGCCTGCCGTCTCTTGATTGACTCGAACCATACCGGCTTGCGCATCGTCGAGAAAGCGCAGGCCGTTCGATAAATCCCTTGTAAACACTGATGCGCTTAATCCGAATATCGATTGATTGCATAAATCAACCGCATGTTCGTAATTGTCGGCCTCCAGCATGACGGCAAGTGGACCGAAAATTTCCTCTTGAACAAGTGCATGATTGCTCTCGATGCCCCTAACAAGCAGTGGATAAACGTAATGTCCTTGGCTTTCGGTCACTTTTTGGCGGCATTCGGCGATCACTTGTGCTTCTTCGCAGGCCATTTGCACGTATGACATGACGCTTTGAAATTGTGAAGATGAAGCGACAGGCCCTAGATATGCAGCGGGATCTAGCGCCGGCCTAATGTTTAGCGACTGGACCGCTTTCTGCATCGCTTCGGTAAACGCGGGAGCGATTTCACGTTCCACGATGATGCGGCTGGTTGCCGTACACTTTTGCCCTGCCGAACGGAATGCCCCGCTCAGGATCGCCGGGACCGTTTTGTCCAAATCCGCGTCTTTCAGCACAACGGCTGCATTTTTCCCGCCCATTTCCGTCTGGTATTTGATATTGCGTTTCGCGCACGCGGATGCAACACGCAGACCTGTGCCGGTTGATCCGGTAAAGCTGACGGCATTCAGATCGCATTCCTCCAGCAGCGTGTCGCCAATTCGGCTCCCTTTACCGATGACGAGATTCAACACGCCGTCTGGCAGTCCGGCGAAATGGAATATCTCCGCCATTTTGGTTGCCGTTAGAGACGCATATTCCGCCGGCTTCCATACGACCGTGTTTCCGCAAATCAGGGCGGGGGCTAATTTCCAGATCGGTATTGCCACGGGAAAATTCCATGGTGTAATCAGACCGACAACGCCTAACGGAACACGCTTCGTATATTGCAGAATGTTCGTATCATAGGCCGGAATCACGCTTCCGAACGAACGCACACCTTCCGCTGCATAATACTTTAGCAAATTTACGCCCCGTATGACTTCACCTTTCATCTCCGTAATCGGTTTTCCCATTTCACGGCTGGCCAGGGTAGCCAATTCTTCGAGATTAGCTTCGAGCGCCACCGCAAGGCGTAAAAGATGCTCCCCGCGTTTGGGAGCAGGTAGTCCCGCCCAACCTGAAAATGCCATGCGTGCGGCCTGCGCAGCTTGAAGCACATCGGACTTGCCAGAAAGATGAAGAACGCCTACTTGTTCCTGTAGATCTGACGGATTCATGACGATAAGATTTCCTTCCGTCGGTGTATTCCACTCCCCGCCAATCCAGTTTCTGCTTTCTAACATAAAAAAATCTCCCTACCTTATTTATTCTTGAACGATTCTAATGGGCCGATTGACAGCATATTTGTACGCTTCCTGTACTGCAAGCCGGTCTTCTTCAGGAAGCGGCAGTCTAGGAGGACGACTCGGTCCAGCCGGTTGACCGACTAAATCCATTACGTATTTGATCGCCTGAACCAGGCGCGGATTGGCATCAAAATGGAATAAAGGCAATAAATAGCGGTAAAGTTCAAGCGCTTCGTCCACACGGCCCGTTCTTGTCATGTTAAAGACCGTGATGCTTTCTCTCGGAAATGCATTTGCGAATCCGGCAATCCAACCGGTAGCCCCTGCCAAGGCACCTTCAAGTGCAAGATCGTCAACGCCGATCATCACTTCCAAATCGGTCTCTCGAAGAATATCGTAAACCCGGCGCACGTCACCGGAAAATTCTTTGACAGCAACAATGTTTTCGAATTTAGACAGCTTCTGAAGGATGCGAGGCGTCAAATCAACCGGATAATCATAAGGATTGTTATATACGATAACCGGCAATCCCGCATTGGAAACCGCCTCATAGTGGGCTACGACCTCATCTTCAGTAGGTTTATAATTGATCGGCGGCAGCGCCATTACTCCTTCTGCGCCTTTCTCTTTGGAAAACTGGATCAGTTCGACCACTTGTTTGGTGGATGGTGCTGCTCCGCCGATAACTACCGGTACACGTCCCGCGGCTGCGTCCATGGTTGCCGTAATCACCTGAGCTCGTTCTTCGCTTGTCAGAGTGGCATACTCGCCGAGCGATCCTGTCGGAATAATGCCGTCGACGCCCTCCTGAATCAACCAGTCAACATGCTCCTTCAAACGTTTGAAATCAACTTCATAAGAAACTGTAAAAGGTGTTACAGTTGCAACATAAATCCCTGGAAATCTACTCATTTTTCGTTTTCTCCTCTCAATTTTTATGCTGATTCTTGCACAAGTCGCAAAGTATGTTCGAGTACGCATCCCTCCTAACCATAATTCAGGGTCTCATCCGTTTGTCTTCGCAGGGAGGAGCATAAGATATGTTCCTCTTCACGGTATTTGGCAACGGTTCTGCGCGATAAACAGATTCCTTTTTCATTGAGCCTATTCGTAATATCTTGGTCGGATAGCGGTTTCCTCTTGTTTTCCCGGTGAATCATTTC
Encoded proteins:
- a CDS encoding aldehyde dehydrogenase family protein, with translation MLESRNWIGGEWNTPTEGNLIVMNPSDLQEQVGVLHLSGKSDVLQAAQAARMAFSGWAGLPAPKRGEHLLRLAVALEANLEELATLASREMGKPITEMKGEVIRGVNLLKYYAAEGVRSFGSVIPAYDTNILQYTKRVPLGVVGLITPWNFPVAIPIWKLAPALICGNTVVWKPAEYASLTATKMAEIFHFAGLPDGVLNLVIGKGSRIGDTLLEECDLNAVSFTGSTGTGLRVASACAKRNIKYQTEMGGKNAAVVLKDADLDKTVPAILSGAFRSAGQKCTATSRIIVEREIAPAFTEAMQKAVQSLNIRPALDPAAYLGPVASSSQFQSVMSYVQMACEEAQVIAECRQKVTESQGHYVYPLLVRGIESNHALVQEEIFGPLAVMLEADNYEHAVDLCNQSIFGLSASVFTRDLSNGLRFLDDAQAGMVRVNQETAGVEYQSPFGGMKMSSSHSREQGQAALDFYSDVKTCGISYT
- a CDS encoding (2Fe-2S)-binding protein codes for the protein MKYGRVTNHPVLGTLDERESLRFLFDDQEFEAFEGETIAAALLANGVRTLRRHEETGTPRGIYCNIGHCFECRVTIDGITGQRACLTVLKDGMNIRSGKTLPAPLKKGVH
- a CDS encoding NAD(P)/FAD-dependent oxidoreductase; protein product: MTDVLIVGAGPAGLSAAISCAERGLQVQVIDEFMRPGGRLLGQLYQEPDGSWWNGIEEAAKLQDKAASLGVELQLGISVIDLNHSDDGWMVYTSTGILKAPALLLATGAAETACPIPGWTLPGVMSIGAAQVMTNVHRVRVGMRGVIVGINVLSMAIAQELELAGIRIAAMVLPAKNMINHDAGDPRKVMQSIVRLGHLAPSPLLRLGSGLMRYTPLQSLGLHLYPKGGFKVWGIPVQLRKAAVEIEGIEKVESVRVANLSPDGNIVPGTSRSLPVDFVCMAGGLYPLAELAAVAGCPFRYIPELGGHIPLHNARMQTPLAGLFVAGNITGIESAKIAAAQGTVAGLSIAAFHQVSGTEEDLRESIQNLRITRAKASIQFHPQVAEGRQRLESIYSENFS
- the opp3b gene encoding oligopeptide ABC transporter permease produces the protein MGKYIAGRIGYMIITFLVIATFTFLLMQTLPGSPFNDEKLSQTQKEALYEKYGLDKPVALRYVKYMANILKGDLGESFQFEGRPVTKVISERIGASAVLGGQAIILGTVVGLLLGMFAALKQNSALDYSSMIISVLGVSIPSFVFAGLLQYWVGVRLQWLPIAFWDGFASSILPTISMAVGVIATMARFMRTEMIEILSQDYIVMAKARGLSGTAVLFRHGLRNALIPIVTLLGPMTINLMTGTLIIEQIFSIPGLGEQFTRSIMTNDYPMIMGTTLFYAALFIGIVFVVDLLYGVIDPRIRLTGGKQ
- a CDS encoding (2Fe-2S)-binding protein — encoded protein: METQSVIVCRCEEVDLKQLLETAERYSCSSRELKLRSRAGMGYCGGRTCRLLVDSIVQQLTDTQASNEIPLKHQPPVRPVTFQNLGGGLS
- a CDS encoding dihydrodipicolinate synthase family protein, giving the protein MSRFPGIYVATVTPFTVSYEVDFKRLKEHVDWLIQEGVDGIIPTGSLGEYATLTSEERAQVITATMDAAAGRVPVVIGGAAPSTKQVVELIQFSKEKGAEGVMALPPINYKPTEDEVVAHYEAVSNAGLPVIVYNNPYDYPVDLTPRILQKLSKFENIVAVKEFSGDVRRVYDILRETDLEVMIGVDDLALEGALAGATGWIAGFANAFPRESITVFNMTRTGRVDEALELYRYLLPLFHFDANPRLVQAIKYVMDLVGQPAGPSRPPRLPLPEEDRLAVQEAYKYAVNRPIRIVQE
- a CDS encoding M24 family metallopeptidase; amino-acid sequence: MNSMYEQRLNRLRDYLKREQIDIALITNPMNIYYFSGFYSDPHERFMALVVDAEREQTFMIVPSLDLEAAEQHSVVRDMIPCSDTDNPFILLNAKIGGKRIGTIGLEKKTFSVHRLERLQELFTGANTNDIEEFIALERLIKSDHDLVQIRRAIAITEEALETALRQVRVGMTELDLTAELEYRIRKLGGDKPAFETIILTGKRSCLPHGKPGPYPIMENDFLLVDFGVYAGGFCSDITRTFVIGEGTKKQEEIYEIVLESNLAAIEKVKIGTPYGHIDRAGREVIAARGYGAYFNNRIGHGLGLDFHEIPSIHGENTQVVQPGHVFTIEPGIYLPAIGGVRIEDDICVHSGGKVEILTTYPKQLRRL
- a CDS encoding ABC transporter ATP-binding protein; the encoded protein is MVENLVIKDLAVTFNTYAGEVQAVRGVSFQLQKGETLAIVGESGSGKSVMVKSIMRLIDKSIGSIKQGEVWFEGEDLLQKTEKQMQGIRGSYISIITQDPMTSLNPTMTVGNQIMECIRKHQRVSRSKAKREAIELLEMVGIPNPELRIKQYPHQFSGGMRQRVSIAIALACKPKILIADEPTTALDVTVQAQILELLKNLQSKLGMSIIFITHDLGVVAGLAERVIVMYAGKAVEVGTVDEIFYDPRHPYTWGLLGSMPGLHAEEGTLYSIPGTPPNMMSLPKGDAFAPRNKYSLKIDFMEEPPMFQISPTHYAATWLLHEHAPKISRPYVSPSQRELHLHDPDKAKTLQAAREKLVAVENLKKYFPLGKGQIHKAVDGLTFDIYKGETLGLVGESGCGKSTTGRTLIGLYTATSGKVLYGGENISGLNSLEKRQQMSRRMQMIFQDPYSTLNPRMTVADIIAEGVDIHRFAKDAGQRREFVYQLLEAVGLNRDHANRYPHEFSGGQRQRIGIARALAVSPEFIIADEPISALDVSVQAQVVNLLKHLQKEKGLTYLFIAHDLSMVKHISDRIAVMYRGRIVELADSAELYENPLHPYTRSLLSAIPVPDPVVERKRKRIVFDHAMYAKNDASRVFREVERGHWVACTDEGVEPALRQHQART
- the opp3C gene encoding oligopeptide ABC transporter permease; this translates as MSTQIKTYTEDLFEAAENSMVGQEAVAGRTLTYWQDTCKRFLRNKAALIGLIIITILVIMSIIGPSMSKFGFDDQDLVRSKLPPKVPVLENISWLGFSGKDMNGIDQYARKGVTDYFWFGTDELGRDLWTRVWQGTRVSLYIALLAAAIDLIIGVAYGGISAFYGGKVDNVMQRIVEVLVGIPNLIVTILLILVLKPGIMTLTIAMVLTGWIGMARIVRGQILKLKDQEYVLAARTLGAKDFRLLWKHLIPNTLGPIIVTSMFTVPGAIFTEAFLSFIGLGLQPPVASLGTLVNDGFKMMRINPHMMISSSVIISLIMISFNLLGDGLRDALDPKIRR
- a CDS encoding DUF3899 domain-containing protein gives rise to the protein MEAKDSLFMELVNLLSIISLLLLMAGAGMLVLQGGLFNGFLHSCRRFFQHSTKQGEYASRFHREEKRWKEWGKFRLTYPLLLSGGILFIFTYVCSILMH